A genomic window from Silene latifolia isolate original U9 population chromosome 11, ASM4854445v1, whole genome shotgun sequence includes:
- the LOC141614745 gene encoding putative mitochondrial protein AtMg00820: protein MSTRAMHGIFKPKALTATHSISPIPKSPKAALDDPNWKRAMTDEFTALKDNHTWDLVPKPTDASVIRCLWLYRHKFHAAGTLQRYKARLVVNSKAQQVGIDCDETFSPVVKPTTIRTVLSLAITRS from the coding sequence ATGTCGACCCGCGCCATGCATGGGATTTTTAAGCCCAAAGCCCTCACTGCTACACACTCCATTTCACCTATTCCCAAATCACCCAAGGCTGCTCTAGACGACCCTAACTGGAAACGTGCTATGACCGACGAATTTACCGCATTAAAGGACAATCATACATGGGACTTGGTCCCCAAACCCACTGATGCATCAGTTATTCGCTGTCTTTGGTTGTATCGTCATAAATTTCATGCAGCTGGCACATTACAACGCTACAAAGCGCGCCTCGTTGTTAATAGTAAGGCACAACAGGTCGGAATTGATTGTGATGAAACTTTTAGCCCGGTTGTCAAACCAACAACGATTCGCACTGTTCTCAGTTTAGCTATAACCAGGTCATGA
- the LOC141612420 gene encoding chalcone synthase-like, whose translation MASLEEIRKAQRADGPATILAIGTATPPNCVYQADYPDFYFRVTKSEHMTDLKEKFRRMCDKSMIKKRYMLLTEDILKEKPNLTEYMGSSLDTRQDMVVSEVPRLGKEAAVKAIKEWGQPKSKITHVIMCTTSGVDMPGADYQLTKLLGLRPSVRRFMLYQQGCFAGGTVLRMAKDLAENNRGARVLVVCSEITAICFRGPTETHLDSMVGQALFGDGAGALIVGSDPDLSIERPLFQMVWAAQALLPDSEGAIDGHLREVGLTFHLLKDVPGLISKNINKALEDAFTPLGISDWNSLFWIAHPGGPAILDQVEAKLGLKEEKLAATRNVLSEFGNMSSACVLFILDEMRKKSLKEGAATTGEGLDWGVLFGFGPGLTVETVVLHSVPVNN comes from the exons ATGGCATCACTTGAAGAGATTAGGAAGGCGCAACGTGCTGATGGTCCTGCGACTATCTTGGCCATTGGTACCGCCACTCCGCCAAATTGTGTGTACCAGGCTGATTATCCTGATTTTTACTTTCGTGTTACTAAGAGTGAGCACATGACCGATCTTAAGGAGAAATTCAGGCGAATGT GCGACAAGTCAATGATCAAGAAACGTTACATGTTGTTAACCGAGGACATCCTTAAGGAAAAGCCGAATTTGACCGAGTACATGGGCTCGTCACTTGACACTCGACAAGATATGGTTGTATCCGAGGTTCCAAGGCTAGGCAAAGAGGCCGCGGTCAAGGCTATCAAGGAATGGGGCCAACCCAAGTCCAAAATCACCCATGTCATAATGTGCACGACCTCGGGTGTAGACATGCCCGGGGCCGATTACCAGCTCACCAAGCTCCTTGGCCTTCGTCCCTCAGTTCGTCGGTTCATGCTATACCAGCAAGGGTGCTTTGCTGGAGGCACAGTCCTTCGTATGGCTAAGGACCTTGCTGAGAATAACAGGGGTGCACGAGTTTTAGTTGTGTGTTCTGAAATCACTGCTATTTGTTTCCGTGGCCCCACTGAAACCCACTTGGACTCTATGGTGGGCCAGGCCTTGTTTGGTGATGGTGCTGGGGCTTTGATTGTTGGGTCAGATCCGGACTTGTCTATCGAAAGGCCCCTCTTCCAAATGGTATGGGCGGCCCAAGCACTTCTCCCGGACTCCGAGGGAGCAATTGATGGGCATTTACGTGAAGTCGGCTTAACCTTCCACTTGTTAAAAGACGTTCCCGGGCTTATTTCAAAGAACATTAACAAAGCCCTTGAAGATGCCTTTACTCCACTCGGTATTAGTGACTGGAACTCTCTGTTTTGGATCGCTCACCCCGGTGGCCCGGCAATTTTGGACCAAGTTGAGGCTAAATTGGGCCTTAAAGAGGAAAAACTCGCTGCCACCCGTAACGTGTTGAGTGAATTTGGTAATATGTCTAGTGCTTGTGTTTTGTTCATCCTAGATGAAATGAGGAAGAAGTCTTTGAAAGAAGGGGCTGCCACCACCGGTGAAGGTTTGGATTGGGGTGTTCTGTTCGGGTTTGGACCGGGTTTAACTGTTGAGACGGTCGTGCTTCATAGTGTGCCTGTGAATAATTAA